From Lysobacter silvisoli, the proteins below share one genomic window:
- a CDS encoding tautomerase family protein, which translates to MPILNVKVSAVRSPDLTRQIADLLLELTTRVLGKNPDVTSILVEYVDPADWVVGGSTLLEQGKRSVYFDVKVTDETNTKQEKAQYIREAFDGFSRLLGDLHEESYIYVQDVRAAAYGYGGRTQEARYHLPD; encoded by the coding sequence ATGCCGATCCTCAACGTCAAAGTCAGCGCCGTGCGCTCGCCCGACCTGACCCGCCAGATCGCCGATCTGTTGCTGGAACTGACCACCCGCGTGCTGGGCAAGAACCCCGATGTCACCTCGATCCTGGTCGAGTACGTCGATCCGGCCGACTGGGTCGTGGGCGGGAGCACCCTGCTCGAACAGGGCAAGCGCAGCGTCTATTTCGACGTCAAGGTCACCGACGAGACCAACACCAAGCAGGAAAAGGCGCAATACATCCGCGAAGCCTTCGACGGCTTCTCGCGCCTGCTCGGCGACCTGCACGAGGAAAGCTACATCTACGTGCAGGACGTGCGCGCGGCGGCCTATGGCTACGGTGGACGCACGCAGGAGGCGCGTTACCACTTGCCCGACTGA
- the hda gene encoding DnaA regulatory inactivator Hda: MSAKQLPLALRYPPDQRLDTFVAAPAGAIAQLRALAETPGGDWLYLAGPAGVGKTHLLLAACAAAESAGRRAAYLPLIAAAGRLRDALDALEGNDLLALDGLDAIAGTREDEIALFDAHNRARAAGAAVIYAGRDAPDGLALSLPDLRSRLSQCARIALAPLDDDGRAEVLRQRAQRRGLALDEAALDWLLKRVDRDLAGLTALLDRLDRASLAAQRRITVPFLKQTLDLQ; encoded by the coding sequence GTGAGCGCGAAACAGTTGCCGTTGGCGTTGCGCTATCCGCCGGACCAGCGCCTGGACACCTTCGTCGCCGCGCCGGCCGGCGCGATCGCGCAATTGCGCGCGCTGGCCGAAACGCCGGGCGGCGACTGGCTGTACCTGGCCGGCCCCGCCGGCGTGGGCAAGACCCATCTGCTGCTGGCCGCCTGCGCGGCCGCCGAGTCCGCCGGCCGCCGCGCCGCCTATTTGCCGCTGATCGCGGCCGCCGGCCGCCTGCGCGACGCGCTCGACGCGCTGGAAGGCAACGACCTGCTCGCGCTGGACGGCCTGGACGCCATCGCCGGCACGCGCGAGGACGAGATCGCGCTGTTCGACGCCCACAACCGCGCCCGCGCCGCGGGCGCCGCGGTGATCTACGCCGGCCGCGACGCGCCCGACGGCCTGGCTCTGAGCCTGCCCGACCTGCGCTCGCGCCTGTCGCAATGCGCGCGCATCGCCCTGGCGCCACTGGACGACGACGGCCGCGCCGAAGTGCTGCGCCAGCGCGCGCAGCGCCGCGGCCTGGCCCTGGACGAAGCGGCGCTGGACTGGCTGCTCAAACGCGTGGACCGCGATCTGGCCGGGCTGACCGCGCTGCTGGACCGGCTGGACCGCGCATCGCTGGCGGCGCAGCGGCGGATCACCGTGCCGTTCCTGAAGCAGACGCTGGATTTGCAGTAG
- a CDS encoding AI-2E family transporter, with amino-acid sequence MDQTPLHDIAQFLRRLQWAALGLGACWLLWLLAPILTPFVVAAMLGWLGDPLVDRLERAGRSRNVAVTLVFTAMALLLLLVLLILVPLIERQITTLIASLPSYRDWFMNTALPWVELRTGFELTTWLDLEHITQLLRSNWERAGGVATTLLGYLSRSGFALIGLVANIALLPVITFFFLRDWDLMVARVASMIPRNHLDTVSRLARESSDVLGAFLRGQFLVMLILGVMYGLGLWAVGLDLGILIGLIAGLLTFVPYLGPASGIILGSIAALVQFGDWKYVAGVLTVFGIGQLIEGYWLTPKLVGDRIGLHPVAVIFAVLAGGQLFGFLGMLLALPVAAVANVLLRYAQERYTSSRLYAGTPSGILLQPERHIAPAPAPAEREGE; translated from the coding sequence ATGGACCAAACGCCGCTGCACGACATCGCCCAATTCCTGCGCCGCCTGCAATGGGCCGCGCTCGGCCTGGGCGCGTGCTGGCTGTTGTGGCTGCTGGCGCCGATCCTGACCCCGTTCGTGGTCGCGGCCATGCTGGGCTGGCTGGGCGACCCGCTGGTGGACCGCCTAGAGCGCGCCGGCCGCTCGCGCAACGTCGCCGTGACCCTGGTGTTCACCGCCATGGCGCTGCTGCTGTTGCTGGTGCTGCTGATCCTGGTGCCGCTGATCGAGCGCCAGATCACCACCCTGATCGCCTCGCTGCCCAGCTACCGCGACTGGTTCATGAACACCGCGCTGCCGTGGGTGGAGCTGCGCACCGGCTTCGAGCTCACCACCTGGCTGGACCTGGAACACATCACCCAGCTGCTGCGCAGCAACTGGGAGCGCGCCGGCGGCGTGGCCACCACCTTGCTCGGTTACCTGTCGCGCTCGGGCTTCGCCCTGATCGGCCTGGTCGCCAACATCGCCCTGCTGCCGGTGATCACTTTCTTCTTCCTGCGCGACTGGGATCTGATGGTCGCGCGCGTGGCCTCGATGATTCCGCGCAACCACCTGGACACGGTGAGCCGCCTGGCGCGCGAGTCCAGCGACGTGCTCGGCGCGTTCCTGCGCGGCCAGTTCCTGGTCATGCTGATTCTGGGCGTGATGTACGGCCTGGGCCTGTGGGCGGTGGGTCTGGACCTGGGCATCCTGATCGGCCTGATCGCCGGCCTGCTGACCTTCGTGCCCTACCTGGGGCCGGCCAGCGGCATCATCCTGGGCAGCATCGCCGCCCTGGTGCAGTTCGGCGACTGGAAGTACGTGGCCGGCGTGCTGACCGTGTTCGGCATCGGTCAGCTGATCGAAGGGTATTGGCTCACGCCCAAGCTGGTCGGCGACCGCATCGGCCTGCATCCGGTGGCGGTGATCTTCGCCGTGCTCGCCGGCGGCCAGCTGTTCGGCTTCCTCGGCATGCTGCTGGCGCTGCCGGTGGCGGCGGTGGCCAACGTGCTGCTGCGCTACGCTCAGGAGCGTTACACCAGCAGCCGCCTGTACGCGGGCACGCCTTCGGGCATCTTGCTGCAGCCCGAGCGCCACATCGCGCCTGCGCCCGCCCCGGCGGAGCGCGAGGGCGAGTGA